The Candidatus Bathyarchaeota archaeon sequence GTTGTTATACAGAACGGACAGGCTGTGGCTATAACCTCAACATCGAGTTCCAGTGCTTCTTTAATCCGATTTACAGATGGCCTCTTTTCAGGAGTTGCATCCTCGGTCCAAACTCTCCCAGCTCCTCCACCGCAGCAAAAGCTATTCTCCTTTGTTCTCTTCATCTCAATAAGTTCCAAACCATTTATTGATTCCAGAATCTGCCGGGGCGTATCATATATTTCATTACGCTTGCCTAGGAAGCAAGGATCGTGGTAGGTAACTCTCTTCTTAACAGCTTTGGAAAGTTTGAGTTTACTGTGCTCGATGGCTTCGGCGACAAATTGTGTATAATGCTGAACTTGAAGCCCAACATCGCTGTACGGCTTGTCATTCTTAAAAGTATTGTAGCAGTGTGGCGACAAAGTTACAATTCTCTCCGCATCAAACTTCTCAAACAGGGATATGTTATGTTCCGCGAGAGTTTCGAACAATCCCTTTTCTCCGAGTCTAAGTATGTGGTCTCCACAACACCATTCTTCCGTGCCGAGAGTTGCGAAGTCAACTCCTAGCTTATTGAAGAGTGAAGCCATGGATCTGGCGATTTCTTGATTTCTCGGGTCATAGGCTGTCAAGCAACATACAAAGTACAAGATGTCAGCTTTCGTGACTGTTGGAAGCGTTTTAATTTTCAAATCTTTAGCCCATTCTATTCTTTTGCTTGGATGCATTCCCATTGGATTATGATATTTGAAAGCGCTTGTGAGCACGTCCATGACGGATCTTGGGATAAAGCCCGTTTCTACTATGAGGCTGCGTTCATCAACTATTGAAGATGACGAATCGACCTCTTTCGGACAGAATAACGTGCAAGAGTTACAGGAAGTGCATAGCCACACGTTGTCAGTCATAGCCTTCAATCGTTCATCTGAACCTTCATCCCTTGAATCGGAGATAAACCGATAATTGGTGGCTAGAGTTGAAGGTCCGAGGAATATTTTGTCTATTGCGGCTGGACAGGCTGAGTAGCAGATGGAGCATTTTGTGCATAGTGTTAAGTCCCAGTACCTCTTGAGGTCTGTTGGCGTTTGAACAGATTCACTGGGCTTCTTGAACTTTTCTTCAGTTTTTATCAAGAATGTTTTGATTCTATTGTATGTGTCAAAGAATGGTTGGATGTCAACAACCAGATCTTTTATGATGGGCATATTAGAAAGAGGCTCTATAACTAGCGAGTCAGATTCGAGGTGGAGCACCTGCGTATAACAGGCTAACATGGGTGTTCCATTGACCATGAGCCCGCAGCTTCCACATTGTCCCATTCTGCATGAGTGCCTAAACGTAAGCGTCTCATCAAAATTATCTTTGATGTATATTAGAGCATCAAGTAGGGTCATTCCCTTGCGAACAGGCACGTTATATGCTGACACGTAATGCCTTTTCTGTTGAGGATCGAAGCGGTGCATCTTAAATTCAACAATTTTCTCTGCTTCGGAGTTCACACAAACACCTCCTAGTAGGCCCTTGCGGCTGGAGGCCACTTGGTTATCGTAATTGGGATATACTCAAGTCTAGGTCCCGTTCTTGTGTGGTATGCTAGAGTGTGTTTCAACCAGTTTTCATCGTCACGCTTCGGATGGTCAAGCCTAGAATGGGCTCCTCTGAACTCTGTTCTGGCAAGTGCACCAGCTATCGTGACTTCAGCTAGGTCCAAAGTGAAGTCGAGTTGTAGGGCTGCCACAAGCCCAGTATTAAATGGTCTACTCTTGTCTTCAACCCTTATATTCTCTAATCTCTCCTTGAGCTCCCTTATTTCTTTCAAGGCACTGTTGAGTTCGTCGCCTTTTCTGAATATCCACACTTTCTCACTCATAATGCGCCTCATCTCATCTCTAATGACAGGAACCCTTTCGTCGCCTTCGCTGCCCAAGATTCCGTCAAAGATTCTTCTTTCTTCTGCCAAGATTTTTTCCTGTGGAAGCTCTCGGAAACTGCTGGACAAGGTATGTTTGGCAGCTTCTTCGCCAGCAACTGCTCCAAAAACTAAACAATCAGATGTAGAGTTAGTACCAAGCCTATTTGCTCCATGCACGTTTAAACAAGAGCATTCACCAGCGGCGTAAAGCCCCGGCACTGGTGTTTCCGTCTTTATGTTAGCGTGAATCCCTCCCATTGAGTAGTGAGCTGCCGGCCTAATGGGTACAGGCTCCTTGACAGGGTCTACTCCACCGAGTTTTATTGCAACATCGCGTATGAGAGGAAGCCTCTCGTTTATCTTTTCCTCGCCTAAATGTCTAAGGTCTAAAGCTAAGTAAGGACCGTAAGGGCCTTCTAGTCCGCGTCCCTCTTGGATTTCTGTTGTCTCTGCTCTAGAAACTATGTCCCGTGGAGCTAACTCCATCTTTTCAGGCGCGTAGCGTTTCATAAAACGCTCACCTTTAGCGTTGATTAGGTATCCTCCTTCACCACGGGCTCCCCCTGTTATCAGTATTCCAGACGGAACAAGACCTGTGGGATGAAATTGGATGAATTCCATGTCTTTCAGAGGTACGCCAGCTTGATAAACTATAGCCATCCCATCACCAGTAGACGTATGTGAAAATGTTGTAAACTCGTATATGCGCGCGTAGCCACCAGTTGCTATTATTATGGCTTTCGCGCGGAACGCGTGCATTTCACCTGCCTTCAATTCTATGGTTGTCAAGCCTGTTGCAACATTGTCTTCGAGGATTAGGGATGTAACAAACCATTCATCGTAGAATGTTATGTTATCATATGCTGTGGCTTTTCCATATAATGTGTGCATTTCATGAAAACCTGTCATATCGGCTGCGAAACATGCCCTTGGGAAGCTATGGCCGCCGAAAGGGCGTTGATTTATTTTTCCATCATCAGTTCTACTCCATGGACATCCCCAATGATCTAACATAATCATTTCCTTGGGTGCTTGTCTGACAAAGAACTCCACGACATCTTGATCTGCGAGGAAATCTGACCCCTTAACAGTATCCCAAGCGTGTAGATCGTATGAGTCTCCCTCTCTCAAAACAGCTGCTGTTCCGCCTTGGG is a genomic window containing:
- a CDS encoding succinate dehydrogenase/fumarate reductase flavoprotein subunit, coding for MEKLTHDVVIVGAGIAGLRAAIAAAEVSNKIDVAVISKLYPIRSHSVCAQGGTAAVLREGDSYDLHAWDTVKGSDFLADQDVVEFFVRQAPKEMIMLDHWGCPWSRTDDGKINQRPFGGHSFPRACFAADMTGFHEMHTLYGKATAYDNITFYDEWFVTSLILEDNVATGLTTIELKAGEMHAFRAKAIIIATGGYARIYEFTTFSHTSTGDGMAIVYQAGVPLKDMEFIQFHPTGLVPSGILITGGARGEGGYLINAKGERFMKRYAPEKMELAPRDIVSRAETTEIQEGRGLEGPYGPYLALDLRHLGEEKINERLPLIRDVAIKLGGVDPVKEPVPIRPAAHYSMGGIHANIKTETPVPGLYAAGECSCLNVHGANRLGTNSTSDCLVFGAVAGEEAAKHTLSSSFRELPQEKILAEERRIFDGILGSEGDERVPVIRDEMRRIMSEKVWIFRKGDELNSALKEIRELKERLENIRVEDKSRPFNTGLVAALQLDFTLDLAEVTIAGALARTEFRGAHSRLDHPKRDDENWLKHTLAYHTRTGPRLEYIPITITKWPPAARAY
- the sdhB gene encoding succinate dehydrogenase iron-sulfur subunit — encoded protein: MNSEAEKIVEFKMHRFDPQQKRHYVSAYNVPVRKGMTLLDALIYIKDNFDETLTFRHSCRMGQCGSCGLMVNGTPMLACYTQVLHLESDSLVIEPLSNMPIIKDLVVDIQPFFDTYNRIKTFLIKTEEKFKKPSESVQTPTDLKRYWDLTLCTKCSICYSACPAAIDKIFLGPSTLATNYRFISDSRDEGSDERLKAMTDNVWLCTSCNSCTLFCPKEVDSSSSIVDERSLIVETGFIPRSVMDVLTSAFKYHNPMGMHPSKRIEWAKDLKIKTLPTVTKADILYFVCCLTAYDPRNQEIARSMASLFNKLGVDFATLGTEEWCCGDHILRLGEKGLFETLAEHNISLFEKFDAERIVTLSPHCYNTFKNDKPYSDVGLQVQHYTQFVAEAIEHSKLKLSKAVKKRVTYHDPCFLGKRNEIYDTPRQILESINGLELIEMKRTKENSFCCGGGAGRVWTEDATPEKRPSVNRIKEALELDVEVIATACPFCITTLEDAVKVLDVEDRIVVTDILELLKESM